The following are encoded in a window of Struthio camelus isolate bStrCam1 chromosome Z, bStrCam1.hap1, whole genome shotgun sequence genomic DNA:
- the LOC104144611 gene encoding cytosolic carboxypeptidase 1 isoform X1, producing MSKVKTSSEKSVSTSSRTMSLLSQLEKINSDSLLAEADNARYVTSKILHLVQSQEKTRKEMTSKGSTGIEVILSTLENTRDPQTTLNILSILIELVSIGGGRRASVLVAKGGTQILLQLLLNASKDSPPNEELMVLLHTLLAKIGPKDKKIGMKARINGALNISLNLVKQNLQNHRLILPCLQVLRVYSSNSVNAVSLGKNGVVELMFKIIGPFSKKNTSLMKVALDTLAALLKSKTNARRAVDRGYVHVLLTIYVDWHRHDSRHRYMLIRKGILQCIKSVTNIKLGRKAFTDANGMKILYNTSQECLAVRTLDPLVNTSSLIMRKCFPKNRLPLPTIKSAFHFQLPVIPANGPVAQLYSLPPEVDDVVDESDDNDDAEAESEIETENEDDKDQHFKNDDIETDINKLKPRQELGRPIEELKMYEQFFPELSENFQECDLVSKEPKPFRSDANLGGPIVVPTAGEEHFAEANPSVNEISLKESNSLLTEEYNIRPAFLELPKKDSNKDSSLHQQNDQRRLLPSCQCLSQEIIKGLDRITLQNSAKNEQYYGAGCVIKKESKTSLSTLACSKPCEHVSPCGSSLFEGSSVQLGKLCCTGVDSEEDDDSGSSSSGEQVMLEVSDVSPVHDSDLYIEMVKNTKSIPEYSEVAYPDYFGHIPPPFKEPILERPYGVQRTKISQDIERLIHQNDIIDRVVYDLDNSSYSVPEEADVLKFNSKFESGNLRKVIQIRKNEYDLILNSDINSNHYHQWFYFEVSGMKTGVGYRFNIINCEKSNSQFNYGMQPLMYSVQEALNSRPCWTRVGTDICYYKNHFSRSSIAAGGQKGKSYYTITFTVTFQHKDDVCYFAYHYPYTYSTLKMHLQKLESMHNPQQIYFRQDVLCETLAGNSCPLVTITAMPESNYYEHICQFRNRPYIFLSARVHPGETNASWVMKGTLEYLMSNNPSAQSLREAYIFKIIPMLNPDGVINGNHRCSLSGEDLNRQWQNPNPDLHPTIYHAKGLLQYLASIKHLPLVYCDYHGHSRKKNVFMYGCSIKETMWHTNVSAASCDLMEDPGYRALPKILSQTAPAFCMGSCSFVVEKSKESTARVVVWREIGVQRSYTMESTLCGCDQGKYKGLQIGTRELEEMGAKFCVGLLRLKRVVSPLEYSLTSSLLDIENELIESSCKVTSPTTYVLDEDEPRFLEEVDYSAESNDDQDIDEATNQEDGLSDSESTRTALS from the exons TGTTTCTACCAGTTCTCGGACTATGTCTCTGCTGTCACAGCTGGAGAAGATCAATTCAGACTCCTTATTAGCAGAAGCAGACAATGCCAGATATGTTACTTCAAAGATCCTTCATCTGGTTCAGAGTCAAG AAAAAACTAGGAAAGAGATGACTTCTAAGGGTTCCACCGGAATAGAAGTTATCCTTTCAACCCTAGag aatacaCGAGATCCTCAAACTACTTTAAATATATTGAGTATTCTCATTGAGTTAGTCTCAATTG gTGGGGGTCGAAGAGCAAGTGTGTTGGTCGCTAAAGGAGGGACACAGATCTTGTTGCAGCTGCTTTTGAATGCCAGCAAAGACTCTCCACCAAATGAGGAGTTAATGGTGCTTCTTCACACCCTTCTTGCAAAAATTGGTCCAAAAG ATAAAAAGATTGGCATGAAGGCTAGAATTAATGGTGCCCTAAACATATCATTGAATTTGGTCAAGCAGAATTTGCAGAACCACAGGTTAATACTGCCGTGTCTTCAGGTACTGAGAGTTTACTCATCCAACT cTGTAAATGCAGTATCCTTGGGAAAGAATGGAGTAGTAGAACTGATGTTTAAGATCATTGGCCCTTTCAGTAAGAAGAACACTAGCCTTATGAA GGTTGCTTTAGACACACTTGCTGCATTGCTAAAATCAA AGACAAACGCCAGGAGAGCAGTAGATAGAGGATATGTACATGTGCTTTTAACGATTTATGTAGATTGGCACCGTCATGATAGTCGACACAGATATATGCTGATACGTAAAGGTATTTTACAATGCATTAAAAGCGTTACAAACATCAAATTAGGAAGAAAAGCATTCACTGATGCCAATGGGATGAAAATTCTTTACAACACTTCACAA GAGTGCCTTGCAGTAAGAACTCTTGATCCCCTTGTCAACACATCCAGCCTAATaatgagaaaatgttttcctaaaaatCGCCTTCCTTTACCTACTATTAAAAGTGCTTTCCATTTCCAACTCCCAGTTATTCCTGCTAATGGACCTGTGGCTCAGCTGTACAGTTTGCCTCCTGAAG TGGATGACGTAGTGGATGAAAGTGATGATAATGATGATGCCGAAGCAGAATCAGAAATTGAAACGGAAAATGAAGATGACAAGGACCAACATTTTAAG AATGATGATATTGAGACTGATATTAATAAACTGAAACCTAGACAGGAATTGGGGCGACCAATAGAAGAACTGAAAATGTATGAGCAGTTTTTCCCAGAACTTTCAGAAAACTTTCAG gaATGTGATTTAGTCTCCAAGGAGCCAAAGCCTTTTCGATCTGATGCAAATTTAGGTGGGCCTATTGTTGTTCCTACAGCAGGAGAGGAGCACTTTGCAGAAGCAAACCCGTCAGTAAATGAAATTTCTCTGAAGGAGAGCAATTCTTTGTTGACAGAGGAATACAATATAAGGCCAGCCTTTCTAGAACTGCCAAAGAAAGATAGTAACAAAGACAGTAGTTTACATCAGCAAAACGATCAAAGGAGGCTGCTGCCATCATGTCAGTGTCTAAGCCAAGAAATTATAAAAGGCTTGGACAGAATCACTCTGCAGAACAGTGCAAAAAATGAACAATATTATGGTGCAGGGTGTGTaataaagaaggaaagcaaaactagcCTTAGCACACTTGCTTGTAGTAAACCTTGCGAACATGTTTCACCCTGCGGAAGTAGCCTCTTTGAGGGATCATCTGTCCAACTGGGAAAACTATGCTGCACTGGGGTGGATTCTGAGGAGGACGACGATTCTGGCTCAAGTTCATCAGGGGAACAAGTGATGCTTGAAGTTTCTGATGTATCACCAGTTCATGACTCTGATCTCTATATTGAAATGGTAAAAAACACAAAATCTATACCTGAATATTCAGAAGTGGCCTATCCAGACTATTTTGGTCATATTCCACCCCCATTTAAGGAGCCTATTCTGGAAAGGCCTTATGGGGTGCAGAG GACAAAAATCTCTCAAGATATTGAAAGGCTGATTCATCAAAATGACATTATAGATAGAGTTGTGTATGACCTTGATAATTCCAG TTATTCAGTACCTGAGGAAGCAGATGTTTTGAAGTTTAATTCCAAATTTGAATCTGGAAACCTACGCAAAGTTATTCAGATCAGAAA AAACGAGTATGATCTAATTCTGAACTCGGATATCAATAGCAATCATTATCATCAGTGGTTTtactttgaagtcagtggaatgaAAACTGGCGTTGGTTACCGGTTTAACATCATCAACTGTGAAAAGTCAAACAGTCAGTTTAACTACG GTATGCAACCCCTCATGTATTCTGTTCAGGAAGCGTTAAATTCTAGACCATGTTGGACTCGTGTTGGGACAGACATTTGTTACTACAA GAATCATTTTTCAAGAAGTTCGATTGCTGCTGGGGGACAGAAAGGAAAATCTTACTATACCATTACATTCACAGTGACTTTCCAACATAAGGACGACGTCTGCTATTTTGCTTACCATTATCCATACACATACTCAACCTTAAAG ATGCATCTACAGAAACTGGAATCCATGCACAACCCTCAACAGATATATTTTCGGCAAGATGTTCTCTGTGAGACCCTGGCTGGCAACAGTTGCCCGTTAGTCACTATTACAGCCATGCCAGAGTCAAATTACTATGAACATATCTGTCAGTTCA GGAATCGTCCTTATATTTTCCTATCTGCTCGTGTACATCCGGGAGAGACGAATGCAAGCTGGGTTATGAAGGGAACACTGGAATATCTTATGAGCAATAATCCAAGTGCCCAAAGTTTACGAGAAgcttatattttcaaaattattcccATGCTCAATCCAGATGGTGTCATCAATGGAAA CCACCGTTGCTCTTTAAGTGGAGAGGATTTAAACAGACAGTGGCAAAATCCAAATCCAGATCTGCATCCCACAATTTACCATGCCAAAGGCTTACTGCAATATCTGGCTTCTATAAAACATTTACCGCTG GTCTACTGTGATTATCATGGTCATTCTCGTAAAAAGAATGTGTTTATGTATGGCTGCAGCATCAAGGAGACAATGTGGCACACTAACGTTAGTGCTGCTTCTTGTGACCTGATGGAAGACCCTGGTTACAGG GCGCTCCCTAAGATCCTCAGTCAGACTGCCCCAGCATTCTGTATGGGCAGCTGCAGCTTTGTGGTGGAAAAGTCCAAAGAATCAACAGCACGAGTTGTTGTCTGGAGGGAGATAGGAGTACAAAGGAGCTACACAATGGAGAGCACGTTATGTGGATGTGACCAGGGCAAATATAAG ggGTTGCAGATAGGTACAAGAGAACTGGAGGAGATGGGAGCCAAGTTCTGTGTTGGCTTACTGCGTTTAAAAAGAGTGGTCTCACCTTTGGAATACAGTCTGACTTCTAGTCTGTTGGATATTGAAAATGAGCTGATTGAGTCAAGCTGTAAAGTGACAAG
- the LOC104144611 gene encoding cytosolic carboxypeptidase 1 isoform X3, with product MPDMLLQRSFIWFRVKNTRDPQTTLNILSILIELVSIGGGRRASVLVAKGGTQILLQLLLNASKDSPPNEELMVLLHTLLAKIGPKDKKIGMKARINGALNISLNLVKQNLQNHRLILPCLQVLRVYSSNSVNAVSLGKNGVVELMFKIIGPFSKKNTSLMKVALDTLAALLKSKTNARRAVDRGYVHVLLTIYVDWHRHDSRHRYMLIRKGILQCIKSVTNIKLGRKAFTDANGMKILYNTSQECLAVRTLDPLVNTSSLIMRKCFPKNRLPLPTIKSAFHFQLPVIPANGPVAQLYSLPPEVDDVVDESDDNDDAEAESEIETENEDDKDQHFKNDDIETDINKLKPRQELGRPIEELKMYEQFFPELSENFQECDLVSKEPKPFRSDANLGGPIVVPTAGEEHFAEANPSVNEISLKESNSLLTEEYNIRPAFLELPKKDSNKDSSLHQQNDQRRLLPSCQCLSQEIIKGLDRITLQNSAKNEQYYGAGCVIKKESKTSLSTLACSKPCEHVSPCGSSLFEGSSVQLGKLCCTGVDSEEDDDSGSSSSGEQVMLEVSDVSPVHDSDLYIEMVKNTKSIPEYSEVAYPDYFGHIPPPFKEPILERPYGVQRTKISQDIERLIHQNDIIDRVVYDLDNSSYSVPEEADVLKFNSKFESGNLRKVIQIRKNEYDLILNSDINSNHYHQWFYFEVSGMKTGVGYRFNIINCEKSNSQFNYGMQPLMYSVQEALNSRPCWTRVGTDICYYKNHFSRSSIAAGGQKGKSYYTITFTVTFQHKDDVCYFAYHYPYTYSTLKMHLQKLESMHNPQQIYFRQDVLCETLAGNSCPLVTITAMPESNYYEHICQFRNRPYIFLSARVHPGETNASWVMKGTLEYLMSNNPSAQSLREAYIFKIIPMLNPDGVINGNHRCSLSGEDLNRQWQNPNPDLHPTIYHAKGLLQYLASIKHLPLVYCDYHGHSRKKNVFMYGCSIKETMWHTNVSAASCDLMEDPGYRALPKILSQTAPAFCMGSCSFVVEKSKESTARVVVWREIGVQRSYTMESTLCGCDQGKYKGLQIGTRELEEMGAKFCVGLLRLKRVVSPLEYSLTSSLLDIENELIESSCKVTSPTTYVLDEDEPRFLEEVDYSAESNDDQDIDEATNQEDGLSDSESTRTALS from the exons ATGCCAGATATGTTACTTCAAAGATCCTTCATCTGGTTCAGAGTCAAG aatacaCGAGATCCTCAAACTACTTTAAATATATTGAGTATTCTCATTGAGTTAGTCTCAATTG gTGGGGGTCGAAGAGCAAGTGTGTTGGTCGCTAAAGGAGGGACACAGATCTTGTTGCAGCTGCTTTTGAATGCCAGCAAAGACTCTCCACCAAATGAGGAGTTAATGGTGCTTCTTCACACCCTTCTTGCAAAAATTGGTCCAAAAG ATAAAAAGATTGGCATGAAGGCTAGAATTAATGGTGCCCTAAACATATCATTGAATTTGGTCAAGCAGAATTTGCAGAACCACAGGTTAATACTGCCGTGTCTTCAGGTACTGAGAGTTTACTCATCCAACT cTGTAAATGCAGTATCCTTGGGAAAGAATGGAGTAGTAGAACTGATGTTTAAGATCATTGGCCCTTTCAGTAAGAAGAACACTAGCCTTATGAA GGTTGCTTTAGACACACTTGCTGCATTGCTAAAATCAA AGACAAACGCCAGGAGAGCAGTAGATAGAGGATATGTACATGTGCTTTTAACGATTTATGTAGATTGGCACCGTCATGATAGTCGACACAGATATATGCTGATACGTAAAGGTATTTTACAATGCATTAAAAGCGTTACAAACATCAAATTAGGAAGAAAAGCATTCACTGATGCCAATGGGATGAAAATTCTTTACAACACTTCACAA GAGTGCCTTGCAGTAAGAACTCTTGATCCCCTTGTCAACACATCCAGCCTAATaatgagaaaatgttttcctaaaaatCGCCTTCCTTTACCTACTATTAAAAGTGCTTTCCATTTCCAACTCCCAGTTATTCCTGCTAATGGACCTGTGGCTCAGCTGTACAGTTTGCCTCCTGAAG TGGATGACGTAGTGGATGAAAGTGATGATAATGATGATGCCGAAGCAGAATCAGAAATTGAAACGGAAAATGAAGATGACAAGGACCAACATTTTAAG AATGATGATATTGAGACTGATATTAATAAACTGAAACCTAGACAGGAATTGGGGCGACCAATAGAAGAACTGAAAATGTATGAGCAGTTTTTCCCAGAACTTTCAGAAAACTTTCAG gaATGTGATTTAGTCTCCAAGGAGCCAAAGCCTTTTCGATCTGATGCAAATTTAGGTGGGCCTATTGTTGTTCCTACAGCAGGAGAGGAGCACTTTGCAGAAGCAAACCCGTCAGTAAATGAAATTTCTCTGAAGGAGAGCAATTCTTTGTTGACAGAGGAATACAATATAAGGCCAGCCTTTCTAGAACTGCCAAAGAAAGATAGTAACAAAGACAGTAGTTTACATCAGCAAAACGATCAAAGGAGGCTGCTGCCATCATGTCAGTGTCTAAGCCAAGAAATTATAAAAGGCTTGGACAGAATCACTCTGCAGAACAGTGCAAAAAATGAACAATATTATGGTGCAGGGTGTGTaataaagaaggaaagcaaaactagcCTTAGCACACTTGCTTGTAGTAAACCTTGCGAACATGTTTCACCCTGCGGAAGTAGCCTCTTTGAGGGATCATCTGTCCAACTGGGAAAACTATGCTGCACTGGGGTGGATTCTGAGGAGGACGACGATTCTGGCTCAAGTTCATCAGGGGAACAAGTGATGCTTGAAGTTTCTGATGTATCACCAGTTCATGACTCTGATCTCTATATTGAAATGGTAAAAAACACAAAATCTATACCTGAATATTCAGAAGTGGCCTATCCAGACTATTTTGGTCATATTCCACCCCCATTTAAGGAGCCTATTCTGGAAAGGCCTTATGGGGTGCAGAG GACAAAAATCTCTCAAGATATTGAAAGGCTGATTCATCAAAATGACATTATAGATAGAGTTGTGTATGACCTTGATAATTCCAG TTATTCAGTACCTGAGGAAGCAGATGTTTTGAAGTTTAATTCCAAATTTGAATCTGGAAACCTACGCAAAGTTATTCAGATCAGAAA AAACGAGTATGATCTAATTCTGAACTCGGATATCAATAGCAATCATTATCATCAGTGGTTTtactttgaagtcagtggaatgaAAACTGGCGTTGGTTACCGGTTTAACATCATCAACTGTGAAAAGTCAAACAGTCAGTTTAACTACG GTATGCAACCCCTCATGTATTCTGTTCAGGAAGCGTTAAATTCTAGACCATGTTGGACTCGTGTTGGGACAGACATTTGTTACTACAA GAATCATTTTTCAAGAAGTTCGATTGCTGCTGGGGGACAGAAAGGAAAATCTTACTATACCATTACATTCACAGTGACTTTCCAACATAAGGACGACGTCTGCTATTTTGCTTACCATTATCCATACACATACTCAACCTTAAAG ATGCATCTACAGAAACTGGAATCCATGCACAACCCTCAACAGATATATTTTCGGCAAGATGTTCTCTGTGAGACCCTGGCTGGCAACAGTTGCCCGTTAGTCACTATTACAGCCATGCCAGAGTCAAATTACTATGAACATATCTGTCAGTTCA GGAATCGTCCTTATATTTTCCTATCTGCTCGTGTACATCCGGGAGAGACGAATGCAAGCTGGGTTATGAAGGGAACACTGGAATATCTTATGAGCAATAATCCAAGTGCCCAAAGTTTACGAGAAgcttatattttcaaaattattcccATGCTCAATCCAGATGGTGTCATCAATGGAAA CCACCGTTGCTCTTTAAGTGGAGAGGATTTAAACAGACAGTGGCAAAATCCAAATCCAGATCTGCATCCCACAATTTACCATGCCAAAGGCTTACTGCAATATCTGGCTTCTATAAAACATTTACCGCTG GTCTACTGTGATTATCATGGTCATTCTCGTAAAAAGAATGTGTTTATGTATGGCTGCAGCATCAAGGAGACAATGTGGCACACTAACGTTAGTGCTGCTTCTTGTGACCTGATGGAAGACCCTGGTTACAGG GCGCTCCCTAAGATCCTCAGTCAGACTGCCCCAGCATTCTGTATGGGCAGCTGCAGCTTTGTGGTGGAAAAGTCCAAAGAATCAACAGCACGAGTTGTTGTCTGGAGGGAGATAGGAGTACAAAGGAGCTACACAATGGAGAGCACGTTATGTGGATGTGACCAGGGCAAATATAAG ggGTTGCAGATAGGTACAAGAGAACTGGAGGAGATGGGAGCCAAGTTCTGTGTTGGCTTACTGCGTTTAAAAAGAGTGGTCTCACCTTTGGAATACAGTCTGACTTCTAGTCTGTTGGATATTGAAAATGAGCTGATTGAGTCAAGCTGTAAAGTGACAAG
- the LOC104144611 gene encoding cytosolic carboxypeptidase 1 isoform X2, whose translation MSLLSQLEKINSDSLLAEADNARYVTSKILHLVQSQEKTRKEMTSKGSTGIEVILSTLENTRDPQTTLNILSILIELVSIGGGRRASVLVAKGGTQILLQLLLNASKDSPPNEELMVLLHTLLAKIGPKDKKIGMKARINGALNISLNLVKQNLQNHRLILPCLQVLRVYSSNSVNAVSLGKNGVVELMFKIIGPFSKKNTSLMKVALDTLAALLKSKTNARRAVDRGYVHVLLTIYVDWHRHDSRHRYMLIRKGILQCIKSVTNIKLGRKAFTDANGMKILYNTSQECLAVRTLDPLVNTSSLIMRKCFPKNRLPLPTIKSAFHFQLPVIPANGPVAQLYSLPPEVDDVVDESDDNDDAEAESEIETENEDDKDQHFKNDDIETDINKLKPRQELGRPIEELKMYEQFFPELSENFQECDLVSKEPKPFRSDANLGGPIVVPTAGEEHFAEANPSVNEISLKESNSLLTEEYNIRPAFLELPKKDSNKDSSLHQQNDQRRLLPSCQCLSQEIIKGLDRITLQNSAKNEQYYGAGCVIKKESKTSLSTLACSKPCEHVSPCGSSLFEGSSVQLGKLCCTGVDSEEDDDSGSSSSGEQVMLEVSDVSPVHDSDLYIEMVKNTKSIPEYSEVAYPDYFGHIPPPFKEPILERPYGVQRTKISQDIERLIHQNDIIDRVVYDLDNSSYSVPEEADVLKFNSKFESGNLRKVIQIRKNEYDLILNSDINSNHYHQWFYFEVSGMKTGVGYRFNIINCEKSNSQFNYGMQPLMYSVQEALNSRPCWTRVGTDICYYKNHFSRSSIAAGGQKGKSYYTITFTVTFQHKDDVCYFAYHYPYTYSTLKMHLQKLESMHNPQQIYFRQDVLCETLAGNSCPLVTITAMPESNYYEHICQFRNRPYIFLSARVHPGETNASWVMKGTLEYLMSNNPSAQSLREAYIFKIIPMLNPDGVINGNHRCSLSGEDLNRQWQNPNPDLHPTIYHAKGLLQYLASIKHLPLVYCDYHGHSRKKNVFMYGCSIKETMWHTNVSAASCDLMEDPGYRALPKILSQTAPAFCMGSCSFVVEKSKESTARVVVWREIGVQRSYTMESTLCGCDQGKYKGLQIGTRELEEMGAKFCVGLLRLKRVVSPLEYSLTSSLLDIENELIESSCKVTSPTTYVLDEDEPRFLEEVDYSAESNDDQDIDEATNQEDGLSDSESTRTALS comes from the exons ATGTCTCTGCTGTCACAGCTGGAGAAGATCAATTCAGACTCCTTATTAGCAGAAGCAGACAATGCCAGATATGTTACTTCAAAGATCCTTCATCTGGTTCAGAGTCAAG AAAAAACTAGGAAAGAGATGACTTCTAAGGGTTCCACCGGAATAGAAGTTATCCTTTCAACCCTAGag aatacaCGAGATCCTCAAACTACTTTAAATATATTGAGTATTCTCATTGAGTTAGTCTCAATTG gTGGGGGTCGAAGAGCAAGTGTGTTGGTCGCTAAAGGAGGGACACAGATCTTGTTGCAGCTGCTTTTGAATGCCAGCAAAGACTCTCCACCAAATGAGGAGTTAATGGTGCTTCTTCACACCCTTCTTGCAAAAATTGGTCCAAAAG ATAAAAAGATTGGCATGAAGGCTAGAATTAATGGTGCCCTAAACATATCATTGAATTTGGTCAAGCAGAATTTGCAGAACCACAGGTTAATACTGCCGTGTCTTCAGGTACTGAGAGTTTACTCATCCAACT cTGTAAATGCAGTATCCTTGGGAAAGAATGGAGTAGTAGAACTGATGTTTAAGATCATTGGCCCTTTCAGTAAGAAGAACACTAGCCTTATGAA GGTTGCTTTAGACACACTTGCTGCATTGCTAAAATCAA AGACAAACGCCAGGAGAGCAGTAGATAGAGGATATGTACATGTGCTTTTAACGATTTATGTAGATTGGCACCGTCATGATAGTCGACACAGATATATGCTGATACGTAAAGGTATTTTACAATGCATTAAAAGCGTTACAAACATCAAATTAGGAAGAAAAGCATTCACTGATGCCAATGGGATGAAAATTCTTTACAACACTTCACAA GAGTGCCTTGCAGTAAGAACTCTTGATCCCCTTGTCAACACATCCAGCCTAATaatgagaaaatgttttcctaaaaatCGCCTTCCTTTACCTACTATTAAAAGTGCTTTCCATTTCCAACTCCCAGTTATTCCTGCTAATGGACCTGTGGCTCAGCTGTACAGTTTGCCTCCTGAAG TGGATGACGTAGTGGATGAAAGTGATGATAATGATGATGCCGAAGCAGAATCAGAAATTGAAACGGAAAATGAAGATGACAAGGACCAACATTTTAAG AATGATGATATTGAGACTGATATTAATAAACTGAAACCTAGACAGGAATTGGGGCGACCAATAGAAGAACTGAAAATGTATGAGCAGTTTTTCCCAGAACTTTCAGAAAACTTTCAG gaATGTGATTTAGTCTCCAAGGAGCCAAAGCCTTTTCGATCTGATGCAAATTTAGGTGGGCCTATTGTTGTTCCTACAGCAGGAGAGGAGCACTTTGCAGAAGCAAACCCGTCAGTAAATGAAATTTCTCTGAAGGAGAGCAATTCTTTGTTGACAGAGGAATACAATATAAGGCCAGCCTTTCTAGAACTGCCAAAGAAAGATAGTAACAAAGACAGTAGTTTACATCAGCAAAACGATCAAAGGAGGCTGCTGCCATCATGTCAGTGTCTAAGCCAAGAAATTATAAAAGGCTTGGACAGAATCACTCTGCAGAACAGTGCAAAAAATGAACAATATTATGGTGCAGGGTGTGTaataaagaaggaaagcaaaactagcCTTAGCACACTTGCTTGTAGTAAACCTTGCGAACATGTTTCACCCTGCGGAAGTAGCCTCTTTGAGGGATCATCTGTCCAACTGGGAAAACTATGCTGCACTGGGGTGGATTCTGAGGAGGACGACGATTCTGGCTCAAGTTCATCAGGGGAACAAGTGATGCTTGAAGTTTCTGATGTATCACCAGTTCATGACTCTGATCTCTATATTGAAATGGTAAAAAACACAAAATCTATACCTGAATATTCAGAAGTGGCCTATCCAGACTATTTTGGTCATATTCCACCCCCATTTAAGGAGCCTATTCTGGAAAGGCCTTATGGGGTGCAGAG GACAAAAATCTCTCAAGATATTGAAAGGCTGATTCATCAAAATGACATTATAGATAGAGTTGTGTATGACCTTGATAATTCCAG TTATTCAGTACCTGAGGAAGCAGATGTTTTGAAGTTTAATTCCAAATTTGAATCTGGAAACCTACGCAAAGTTATTCAGATCAGAAA AAACGAGTATGATCTAATTCTGAACTCGGATATCAATAGCAATCATTATCATCAGTGGTTTtactttgaagtcagtggaatgaAAACTGGCGTTGGTTACCGGTTTAACATCATCAACTGTGAAAAGTCAAACAGTCAGTTTAACTACG GTATGCAACCCCTCATGTATTCTGTTCAGGAAGCGTTAAATTCTAGACCATGTTGGACTCGTGTTGGGACAGACATTTGTTACTACAA GAATCATTTTTCAAGAAGTTCGATTGCTGCTGGGGGACAGAAAGGAAAATCTTACTATACCATTACATTCACAGTGACTTTCCAACATAAGGACGACGTCTGCTATTTTGCTTACCATTATCCATACACATACTCAACCTTAAAG ATGCATCTACAGAAACTGGAATCCATGCACAACCCTCAACAGATATATTTTCGGCAAGATGTTCTCTGTGAGACCCTGGCTGGCAACAGTTGCCCGTTAGTCACTATTACAGCCATGCCAGAGTCAAATTACTATGAACATATCTGTCAGTTCA GGAATCGTCCTTATATTTTCCTATCTGCTCGTGTACATCCGGGAGAGACGAATGCAAGCTGGGTTATGAAGGGAACACTGGAATATCTTATGAGCAATAATCCAAGTGCCCAAAGTTTACGAGAAgcttatattttcaaaattattcccATGCTCAATCCAGATGGTGTCATCAATGGAAA CCACCGTTGCTCTTTAAGTGGAGAGGATTTAAACAGACAGTGGCAAAATCCAAATCCAGATCTGCATCCCACAATTTACCATGCCAAAGGCTTACTGCAATATCTGGCTTCTATAAAACATTTACCGCTG GTCTACTGTGATTATCATGGTCATTCTCGTAAAAAGAATGTGTTTATGTATGGCTGCAGCATCAAGGAGACAATGTGGCACACTAACGTTAGTGCTGCTTCTTGTGACCTGATGGAAGACCCTGGTTACAGG GCGCTCCCTAAGATCCTCAGTCAGACTGCCCCAGCATTCTGTATGGGCAGCTGCAGCTTTGTGGTGGAAAAGTCCAAAGAATCAACAGCACGAGTTGTTGTCTGGAGGGAGATAGGAGTACAAAGGAGCTACACAATGGAGAGCACGTTATGTGGATGTGACCAGGGCAAATATAAG ggGTTGCAGATAGGTACAAGAGAACTGGAGGAGATGGGAGCCAAGTTCTGTGTTGGCTTACTGCGTTTAAAAAGAGTGGTCTCACCTTTGGAATACAGTCTGACTTCTAGTCTGTTGGATATTGAAAATGAGCTGATTGAGTCAAGCTGTAAAGTGACAAG